The following coding sequences are from one Paenibacillus tundrae window:
- a CDS encoding amino acid adenylation domain-containing protein has product MKNKDVVDIYPLSPIQQGMLFHSLYDQGIQANDTYLTQINLEVEGSLNLGVMEEAWNILIERHSVFRTRFLWNSTAEPLQAVYRQARITLERHDWQALETSDREAALARFLTEDQERGIDLKKVPLMRVSLIQWEEERYNMVWMCHHLLFDGWSFSVVQAELLHIYQSLVRGQHMQLPEVRPYRDFIQWLRNQDAGAAETFWKQELQGFDSPTQLGMNLGGSAEEETLSAQHDLTIPEEYTTAIKKLATESRITVNTVLQGAWALMLSRYSQESDVLFGVTSSGRGVELEGAEHMVGLFINTLPLRIQVDGEQVVREWLQSVHRRQSTIRQYEHTSLVDIRNWSAVPQDQPLFETLFVFENYPTPIDDQPGEELVRITEIKAAEKTNFPITVSLSPAESELHMKVMYKSDRFDAEWIERLSGHFMELLRQMAATPDRSLAQLGMVTAAERQQLLVDWNETDQAYDWSCLVHQLVEEQAAKAPEALAATDKDRQITYGELNERANVLAHTLRNRGARPGSYVGVCTERSVDWLVGMLGVFKSGACYVPLDPTYPEERLAYMMADANVPLLVTHSQVLTRLTVEPSVEVLCLDQESEWGTWSSVENGEISEYRANPEPWATAQDPAYVIYTSGSTGQPKGAILRHQGLLNVVLWHQGRFGTSPADRGAQIARMGFDASLLETWPLLCSGGSVHLMEQEIVLNPEGLQHWLLDHQITLSCFLPPVVAEQLLPLTWPQDGALRALLAGGERLQMRPPAHLTFDYVNIYGPTECTILSTVSTVEAEDGSFTPPSIGGALPNTQLYVLDAHQNPVPRGVPGELYIGGVGVAIGYLNREELNAEKFVAHPFRSGESLYRTGDLVKYNPDATLSYIGRADHQVKIRGFRIELGEIESVLVGHPAVHSVIVQAREIGETGKQLVAYIATQPEASRGKANAVLVNELREYMKPKLPQFMLPAAWVVLDQFPVTPNGKVDRKALPEPTPSELYSAQDYVAPRHPVEEMLAGIWSDVLGLQRIGAHDHFFELGGHSLLATQIVSRLKKLFGIEYPLAQVFQRPVLSQMAKRIQELHSTEGGQDVAATSSMVDVTREQNVPLSFAQQRMWFFEQMYPGNRNYHIPSLWRLNGSVQREVLERSIHDLIQRHESLRTYFLSGEGNEPLQVVQPEIPSVLTYMDLQNHPDALQQAMNWITDEGDREFSLRQGPLLRAALIQLAPQEYVLGVTMHHIISDGWSMGVFIRELSALYTAHLLGEAAPLAELPIQYADYAIWQRKWLGEGVMDRQLDYWRQQLQDVSILQLPTDYPRPAAQTFEGATERFHIAESLLAELKKLTRREGTTLYMTLLSAWKILLHRYTQQEDIAVGTPIANRNQEETEGLIGFFANTLVLRSQFAGNMSFRQLLNQVKETALQAYMHQDVPFEKLVEELQPDRDTGHTPLFQVLFTLQNTPADEFSIPDVHVHSIELQGNTALFDLSLIMEEKEQGLGGDLIYNTALFAGAGMKRLVQHFHILLEGIVASPDQAMNELPLLSKEEQHQLIVEWNQNQRDYSWERCVHELFEAQAATAPDAIAVSDGDEQLRYGELNHKANQLAHELRNRGARRGMNVGVCMERSTDWLIAMIAVFKSGACYVPLDPTYPEDRLRFIMEDAQVGILITGKTLMHQPSATVSEVIYVDQSEPWMQGNHGNPVPASTADDIAYIIYTSGSTGKPKGAMLKHKGLLNVIFWHHERFGITPADRSAQVSRMGFDASLLEVWPFLTAGASVHLMEQEVVMDAQVLQQWFLSKGITIGCFLPPVIAEQLLDLTWRQDGVFRSIMVGGDRLQLRPPADLPFEYINIYGPTECTIFSTEGRVASRETNNQAPSIGWGLPNITLYVLDPQLHPVPIGVPGELYIGGVGVAAGYLNREALTAEKFIPHPFQVGERLYRTGDLVKLNEDASLEFVSRVDHQVQIRGFRIELGEIESVISSHPSVQAALVLVKETKQHGSQLVAYLTGRDTQVPVIEDIREHVKRKLPHFMIPSAWVVMDEFPLTPNRKLDRKALPDPVGDEAYGVKEYVAPQSQTEQVIAEIWTEVLGVSRVGIHDDFFALGGHSLLAVQMISRLNARQGTDAKLADLFGQPILQAFAGKVEQQPPASSTLTPIKRISRKAQTVQP; this is encoded by the coding sequence GTGAAGAACAAAGATGTTGTCGATATCTATCCTCTGTCGCCGATCCAACAGGGAATGCTATTCCATTCCCTGTACGATCAGGGTATACAGGCTAACGATACGTACCTTACTCAGATCAATCTTGAAGTGGAGGGTTCACTGAACCTGGGCGTGATGGAGGAAGCTTGGAACATTTTGATTGAGCGGCACTCGGTTTTCAGAACCCGATTTCTATGGAATAGCACAGCAGAACCTTTGCAGGCTGTATATCGCCAGGCACGGATCACACTTGAACGGCATGATTGGCAAGCGCTTGAAACTTCAGACAGAGAAGCTGCTCTGGCACGTTTTCTTACCGAGGATCAGGAGCGAGGTATTGACCTAAAAAAGGTTCCTTTAATGCGTGTATCCCTCATTCAGTGGGAAGAAGAACGCTACAATATGGTGTGGATGTGCCACCATCTGTTATTTGACGGGTGGAGCTTCTCTGTAGTACAGGCAGAGTTGCTTCACATATATCAATCATTGGTACGTGGGCAACATATGCAGTTACCAGAGGTGCGTCCTTATAGAGACTTCATTCAGTGGCTTCGAAATCAGGATGCTGGGGCGGCTGAGACGTTCTGGAAACAGGAGTTACAGGGCTTTGATTCACCGACGCAGCTCGGAATGAACCTTGGCGGAAGTGCGGAAGAAGAGACTTTATCTGCTCAGCATGACTTAACCATTCCAGAGGAGTACACTACTGCGATCAAAAAACTAGCTACAGAGAGCCGTATCACGGTGAACACCGTGCTTCAAGGTGCCTGGGCTCTTATGCTGAGCCGGTACAGTCAGGAATCGGACGTGCTGTTTGGCGTAACCAGCTCAGGACGTGGAGTAGAGCTTGAAGGCGCTGAGCATATGGTAGGCCTCTTCATTAATACGTTACCATTACGTATCCAAGTAGATGGAGAGCAGGTCGTTCGTGAATGGCTTCAATCTGTCCATCGTAGACAGTCGACTATTAGACAGTATGAGCATACCTCTCTCGTAGATATTCGTAACTGGAGCGCCGTACCGCAGGATCAACCGTTATTCGAGACATTGTTTGTTTTTGAGAATTATCCTACACCGATTGACGACCAGCCAGGTGAGGAATTGGTAAGGATTACGGAAATCAAGGCTGCGGAGAAAACGAACTTCCCGATCACCGTATCTCTCTCACCCGCAGAGTCGGAGTTACATATGAAGGTGATGTATAAAAGCGACCGATTTGATGCCGAATGGATCGAGCGTTTATCCGGTCATTTCATGGAACTGCTGCGCCAAATGGCGGCAACGCCGGATCGTTCACTTGCTCAGTTAGGCATGGTGACTGCTGCAGAACGCCAGCAGCTACTGGTCGATTGGAATGAGACGGATCAAGCCTATGATTGGAGCTGTCTTGTGCACCAGCTGGTGGAAGAGCAAGCGGCTAAAGCGCCCGAAGCACTCGCTGCAACGGACAAGGATCGGCAGATCACGTATGGTGAGCTAAATGAACGGGCGAATGTCTTGGCGCACACTCTCCGTAATCGGGGTGCACGTCCGGGGAGTTATGTAGGAGTCTGCACGGAGCGTTCCGTTGACTGGTTAGTTGGCATGCTTGGGGTGTTCAAATCAGGAGCCTGCTATGTGCCGCTAGACCCGACCTATCCTGAGGAACGACTGGCTTATATGATGGCAGATGCAAACGTCCCGCTGTTGGTGACCCATTCGCAAGTGCTGACCCGGTTAACCGTAGAGCCATCGGTAGAGGTGCTCTGTTTGGATCAGGAATCGGAATGGGGTACGTGGAGTAGCGTCGAGAACGGTGAAATCAGTGAATACAGAGCTAATCCAGAGCCATGGGCGACTGCACAAGATCCGGCTTATGTGATCTATACGTCGGGTTCTACAGGACAGCCTAAGGGCGCAATCCTTCGTCATCAAGGCTTGCTGAACGTTGTTCTGTGGCACCAGGGTCGGTTTGGGACAAGCCCCGCAGACCGCGGTGCTCAGATCGCGCGGATGGGCTTCGATGCTTCCTTGCTGGAGACTTGGCCGCTGCTCTGCTCCGGAGGCAGTGTGCATCTGATGGAGCAAGAGATTGTGCTGAACCCCGAGGGATTGCAACACTGGTTGCTGGATCACCAGATTACCTTGAGCTGCTTCCTGCCTCCAGTGGTGGCAGAGCAGCTGCTGCCGCTTACCTGGCCGCAGGATGGGGCATTGCGAGCACTGCTCGCAGGGGGTGAACGACTGCAGATGCGTCCACCAGCGCATCTCACCTTCGATTACGTGAATATCTATGGGCCAACGGAATGTACGATTCTCAGCACCGTGTCTACGGTGGAGGCGGAGGATGGTAGCTTCACCCCTCCATCGATTGGTGGAGCACTTCCGAATACGCAATTGTACGTATTGGATGCCCACCAGAATCCAGTACCTCGCGGGGTACCCGGGGAGTTGTACATTGGCGGTGTTGGGGTCGCTATCGGGTACTTGAACCGGGAGGAGCTGAATGCCGAGAAGTTTGTGGCACATCCGTTTCGGTCAGGGGAGAGTTTGTATCGAACGGGTGACTTAGTGAAATACAACCCGGATGCCACCTTGAGCTACATCGGTCGTGCGGATCATCAGGTGAAAATCCGGGGATTCCGCATCGAATTAGGTGAGATCGAGTCGGTGTTAGTGGGTCATCCAGCGGTGCATAGCGTCATTGTACAGGCACGGGAGATCGGTGAAACAGGGAAGCAACTGGTCGCCTACATTGCAACTCAGCCGGAAGCCTCCCGTGGCAAAGCCAATGCTGTCCTTGTCAATGAGCTGCGCGAATATATGAAGCCGAAGCTGCCACAATTCATGTTGCCTGCGGCATGGGTGGTACTGGATCAATTCCCTGTGACGCCAAACGGCAAGGTGGATCGGAAAGCCCTGCCTGAACCAACGCCGAGTGAGCTGTATAGTGCACAGGACTATGTGGCTCCGCGTCATCCGGTGGAAGAGATGCTGGCGGGAATCTGGTCGGACGTGCTGGGGTTACAGCGAATTGGTGCGCATGATCATTTCTTCGAGCTTGGGGGTCATTCCCTCTTAGCCACCCAGATCGTATCTAGGCTGAAGAAGCTGTTTGGCATTGAGTATCCACTTGCCCAAGTCTTCCAACGTCCGGTGCTTTCCCAGATGGCGAAGCGGATTCAGGAACTTCACAGTACCGAAGGTGGGCAGGATGTTGCTGCGACATCCAGTATGGTGGATGTCACACGTGAACAGAATGTACCGTTATCCTTTGCACAGCAGCGGATGTGGTTCTTCGAGCAAATGTATCCAGGAAACCGAAATTATCATATTCCTTCCCTCTGGCGTCTGAATGGTTCTGTTCAACGGGAGGTACTGGAGCGCAGCATCCATGATCTGATCCAAAGGCATGAGTCACTACGAACGTACTTTCTTTCGGGAGAAGGAAACGAACCGCTACAAGTGGTGCAGCCTGAGATCCCGTCGGTGCTGACCTATATGGATCTGCAAAATCACCCGGATGCTCTCCAACAAGCAATGAATTGGATTACAGATGAAGGAGACCGGGAGTTCTCGCTGCGTCAGGGTCCGTTGCTGCGTGCCGCTTTAATTCAGCTAGCACCTCAAGAGTACGTGCTGGGGGTGACTATGCACCATATCATTTCCGATGGATGGTCTATGGGTGTCTTCATCCGTGAGTTGAGTGCATTATACACAGCTCATTTGCTCGGAGAGGCTGCGCCTCTTGCAGAACTTCCGATTCAATATGCAGATTATGCGATCTGGCAGCGGAAGTGGCTTGGTGAAGGTGTGATGGATCGCCAACTAGACTATTGGAGACAGCAACTACAGGATGTGTCCATTCTTCAATTGCCAACGGATTATCCACGTCCGGCTGCTCAGACATTTGAAGGGGCAACGGAACGATTCCATATTGCAGAGTCCCTTCTGGCTGAATTGAAGAAGCTGACTCGCCGTGAAGGTACGACGTTATATATGACACTTTTATCTGCATGGAAGATTCTACTGCACCGGTATACCCAACAGGAGGATATTGCCGTGGGTACGCCGATTGCCAACCGGAATCAGGAGGAGACCGAAGGGTTGATTGGCTTCTTCGCCAATACACTTGTACTCCGATCTCAATTTGCAGGGAACATGAGCTTCCGCCAATTGCTAAACCAAGTGAAGGAAACAGCGCTACAGGCTTATATGCATCAGGATGTTCCTTTTGAGAAGCTAGTTGAAGAATTGCAGCCTGATCGAGATACCGGTCATACGCCATTATTTCAAGTACTCTTTACTTTGCAAAATACACCTGCAGATGAATTCAGTATTCCTGATGTTCATGTGCATTCCATTGAGCTTCAGGGGAATACAGCACTGTTTGATCTTTCTCTTATTATGGAGGAGAAGGAGCAAGGGCTGGGTGGTGACCTGATCTATAATACGGCTTTGTTTGCTGGCGCAGGAATGAAGCGACTCGTACAGCATTTTCACATTTTGTTAGAAGGAATTGTGGCGAGTCCGGATCAAGCAATGAATGAGCTTCCACTTCTATCCAAGGAAGAACAGCATCAGCTCATTGTTGAATGGAATCAGAACCAACGTGATTATTCCTGGGAACGTTGCGTTCACGAACTGTTTGAAGCACAAGCCGCTACAGCACCTGATGCGATTGCCGTGTCGGACGGAGACGAGCAGCTACGTTATGGGGAATTAAACCATAAGGCGAATCAACTGGCTCATGAGCTGCGTAACAGGGGTGCTAGACGGGGAATGAATGTCGGCGTTTGCATGGAGCGTTCTACAGACTGGCTGATTGCCATGATCGCTGTATTCAAATCTGGTGCATGCTATGTACCGCTGGATCCAACCTATCCAGAGGATCGGCTTCGTTTCATCATGGAGGATGCCCAAGTAGGGATACTGATTACAGGAAAGACCCTTATGCATCAGCCTTCGGCAACTGTATCTGAAGTCATCTACGTAGATCAAAGTGAACCATGGATGCAGGGGAATCACGGAAATCCTGTGCCAGCATCCACTGCCGATGACATTGCTTATATTATTTATACCTCAGGTTCAACGGGCAAACCGAAGGGAGCTATGCTGAAACACAAAGGGTTGCTAAATGTGATCTTCTGGCATCACGAACGCTTCGGTATTACACCTGCGGATCGAAGTGCGCAGGTTTCGCGGATGGGTTTTGATGCTTCGTTGCTGGAGGTGTGGCCGTTCCTCACCGCGGGTGCCAGTGTTCATTTGATGGAGCAGGAAGTTGTTATGGATGCACAGGTATTACAACAGTGGTTTCTGTCCAAAGGCATCACGATAGGGTGTTTTTTGCCACCGGTTATTGCCGAGCAATTGCTTGATTTAACGTGGCGTCAGGACGGTGTATTCCGGTCTATTATGGTTGGTGGAGACCGTCTTCAGCTTCGTCCACCTGCAGATCTTCCGTTCGAATATATCAATATTTATGGGCCAACCGAGTGTACTATCTTTAGTACCGAAGGGCGTGTGGCTAGTCGAGAGACCAATAATCAAGCTCCATCCATTGGGTGGGGATTGCCGAATATCACGTTGTATGTGTTAGATCCACAGCTTCATCCGGTTCCGATTGGTGTTCCAGGAGAGTTGTACATTGGTGGAGTTGGGGTTGCTGCCGGTTATCTGAACCGTGAAGCGTTAACTGCCGAGAAGTTTATCCCGCATCCATTCCAGGTTGGAGAGAGACTGTACCGGACAGGGGATTTGGTGAAATTGAATGAAGATGCTTCCCTTGAATTTGTCAGCCGGGTAGATCATCAGGTGCAGATTCGAGGGTTCCGGATAGAGCTTGGGGAGATTGAGTCTGTTATATCGAGCCATCCATCCGTGCAGGCAGCTCTCGTACTGGTGAAAGAAACCAAGCAGCACGGTTCGCAATTGGTCGCTTATTTGACGGGAAGGGATACTCAGGTTCCTGTTATTGAGGATATAAGAGAACATGTCAAACGCAAGCTTCCGCACTTTATGATTCCATCGGCATGGGTGGTGATGGATGAGTTCCCATTGACTCCGAACCGGAAGTTAGATCGCAAAGCGTTACCTGATCCAGTTGGTGATGAGGCTTATGGCGTGAAGGAATACGTCGCTCCCCAGAGCCAGACGGAACAGGTGATTGCCGAAATTTGGACAGAGGTATTAGGTGTATCCAGAGTAGGGATTCATGATGACTTCTTTGCACTTGGGGGACATTCGCTCCTTGCTGTACAGATGATCTCCAGATTGAATGCCAGACAGGGCACTGACGCCAAGTTAGCCGATTTATTTGGTCAGCCGATTCTACAAGCGTTCGCAGGTAAGGTAGAGCAACAACCTCCTGCCTCCAGCACACTTACTCCGATCAAACGGATATCACGGAAAGCCCAAACTGTTCAGCCTTAA
- a CDS encoding non-ribosomal peptide synthetase: MNTHLSDEVHDDVYVFPLSFAQQRLWFIQQLDPDSSAYHMNSLWRLEGELDLEVLQRSVQELVDRHESLRTFFREEEGTAVQCVAERLRVCVDVIELAHADEQAAVEWVSRRAADAYEMSEGPLFRAVLIPLERKPKKFVFSIMMHHIISDGWSMNVLMNELRALYSAFLHHQPSPLPDLPLQYVDYTMWQRELLEGTLLDTQLDYWKNKLRGAEVLQLPTDAPKLPFQSARGGKLEFTVDSSLIQSLRQIAQQEGATLYMAMLTAFKLLLQRYSGQVDISVGTVNTNRNREELEGVFGFFANTLVIRSLLSADTSFRSHLRQVKQNTIEAYAHQDVPFEKIVEALQPDRSMTDNALFQVFFSMASFAEASIDMAGVSMVELEPEVDTVSFDLTLSLQEQGNCVKGTFLYHADLFKEATVGRMADSFGVLLQSIVHSPNEAVGHLPILSEHELHKQLVEWNDTERDVPEISIHELWQQKVNETPDALAVTCGAVQLTYIQLNQQANQLARYMQERGVREHDLVGICLDKSVQMVVSILAVLKAGAAYVPIDPSYPPERLSYMLQDASPHTMVINSAGLEQLSMDSMNIICLDREYEQISLESTKDIESTVASDSMAYVIYTSGSTGKPKGVMIAHRGVVNLALDNIETFAVTPADHVMQFASFSFDGSVFETMTALLSGASLHIYQRGEDLGAFLQRQHITFGAFPPSVLATLEEEEVANLRVMIVAGEKCPAELIEKYNQHNRMYNSYGPSESTVAATVYQYRVEQPDSIGRPITNSRVYILDQYLQPVPVGVQGEIYIAGRGLALGYLNKPDLTAERFVESRLHTTERLYKTGDLGRYYMDGSIQFLGRTDYQVKIRGFRIELGEVEATLAEHPYVDEVLVDARANHLGDQTLVAYLVLKENYAWDYGPLEKYAQERLPVHMVPSHWVFVPEFPLTPNNKIDRKALADPVWEDGATMDTELTQEEARLRDLWVEVLGSGNPIGSSSNFFKLGGHSLKAMQLISKINKSYGVQLAVKQLFMYPTLSQLAVSIQKGIIHETNQIRVPLQAGRGEKTLFVIHPQGGDVLGYLDLVRQLEDDVTVYGLQARGYNSEETPLTTIEDMAQAYLQEMDQVQSHGPYHILGWSFGGYIAVEITRLLEQRGDEVALLGIVDVPAEAIKAGADSRSTSVPSLSMCAATQLGLTMEMLDGEVEEHDLAQIYALAKKWNRLPPGLTMEQMTRNARIMVVNQRAIEKYILKGKLRTDIHLWYASQPTDTHQVIHPSGWHGLSLGKVYAQELACNHFTIVTTPYVHVIAERLNHFVMMVHS; the protein is encoded by the coding sequence TTGAATACACATCTGAGCGATGAAGTGCATGATGATGTCTACGTTTTTCCACTATCCTTTGCCCAGCAGAGACTATGGTTTATTCAACAGCTTGACCCGGATAGCTCCGCTTATCATATGAATTCGTTATGGAGACTAGAAGGGGAGCTTGACCTAGAGGTGCTCCAACGCAGTGTTCAAGAATTGGTCGATAGGCATGAATCGCTGAGGACGTTTTTTCGAGAAGAAGAAGGAACGGCTGTCCAATGTGTGGCGGAACGTCTACGTGTGTGTGTCGATGTTATTGAATTAGCTCATGCAGATGAGCAGGCTGCTGTGGAGTGGGTATCAAGAAGAGCGGCTGATGCTTACGAGATGTCGGAGGGTCCACTGTTCAGAGCGGTATTAATCCCGTTAGAGCGAAAGCCTAAGAAGTTCGTTTTCTCAATCATGATGCATCATATTATCTCTGATGGCTGGTCCATGAATGTACTCATGAATGAATTGAGGGCTCTTTACAGTGCGTTCCTTCATCATCAGCCTTCACCTCTCCCGGATCTACCCTTACAGTATGTGGATTATACGATGTGGCAACGTGAACTATTAGAAGGAACATTATTAGACACCCAGTTGGACTATTGGAAAAATAAACTCAGGGGAGCCGAAGTGCTTCAGCTTCCAACCGATGCACCTAAACTTCCTTTTCAGTCTGCCCGTGGCGGAAAACTGGAATTTACCGTTGATTCATCTCTGATTCAATCGTTAAGACAAATAGCTCAACAAGAAGGCGCAACGCTATATATGGCTATGTTAACAGCCTTTAAGCTACTACTCCAGCGGTATAGTGGGCAAGTTGATATTTCGGTGGGTACAGTGAATACGAATCGAAATCGAGAGGAACTCGAAGGGGTATTCGGCTTTTTTGCCAATACACTTGTTATTCGTTCGCTGCTTTCTGCGGACACCAGTTTCAGATCGCATTTGCGGCAGGTGAAGCAGAATACGATTGAGGCTTATGCCCATCAGGATGTTCCTTTTGAGAAAATAGTAGAGGCACTGCAGCCGGATCGTTCTATGACCGATAATGCGCTGTTTCAGGTTTTTTTCAGCATGGCATCCTTTGCCGAGGCATCGATCGATATGGCAGGTGTATCGATGGTTGAGCTTGAACCGGAGGTCGATACGGTCTCCTTTGACCTGACGTTAAGCCTGCAGGAGCAGGGCAATTGTGTAAAAGGTACTTTTTTATATCATGCTGATCTATTTAAAGAGGCGACCGTAGGTAGAATGGCTGATAGTTTTGGCGTGTTGTTACAGAGTATTGTTCATTCTCCTAATGAGGCAGTCGGTCATCTCCCTATACTATCTGAGCATGAATTGCATAAGCAGCTTGTGGAATGGAATGATACGGAGCGTGATGTGCCAGAGATCAGCATTCATGAGTTGTGGCAGCAAAAGGTGAACGAAACTCCGGATGCACTAGCCGTGACGTGTGGTGCAGTGCAACTAACCTATATTCAATTGAATCAGCAAGCCAATCAATTGGCGAGGTATATGCAGGAACGTGGTGTGCGTGAACATGATCTTGTAGGAATATGTCTCGACAAATCTGTTCAGATGGTTGTATCCATTCTGGCTGTTCTCAAAGCAGGTGCAGCTTATGTGCCTATAGATCCTAGTTACCCTCCAGAGCGATTGTCTTACATGCTTCAGGACGCTAGTCCACATACGATGGTGATCAACAGTGCTGGTCTGGAGCAGCTATCAATGGATTCAATGAACATCATTTGTCTGGACCGTGAGTACGAGCAGATTAGTCTGGAGTCTACCAAGGATATAGAATCTACGGTGGCTTCCGACAGCATGGCGTATGTGATCTATACCTCAGGTTCAACAGGGAAACCGAAGGGGGTAATGATTGCTCATCGGGGTGTTGTTAATCTAGCGCTCGACAATATCGAAACCTTCGCAGTGACACCTGCGGATCATGTTATGCAGTTTGCATCATTCAGCTTCGACGGATCGGTGTTCGAGACGATGACGGCTCTATTGTCTGGGGCAAGTCTTCATATCTATCAGCGCGGTGAAGATCTGGGGGCATTTTTGCAAAGACAGCATATTACATTCGGGGCATTCCCACCCTCTGTTCTTGCCACATTGGAGGAAGAAGAGGTTGCGAATCTACGTGTGATGATTGTAGCTGGGGAGAAGTGTCCCGCAGAGCTGATTGAAAAATATAACCAACATAACCGGATGTATAATTCATATGGTCCGTCTGAATCAACCGTAGCAGCCACGGTATATCAATACCGAGTGGAACAGCCGGATTCCATCGGACGACCGATTACCAATAGTCGTGTATATATATTGGATCAGTATCTCCAACCTGTACCTGTTGGTGTGCAGGGTGAGATCTACATCGCTGGTCGGGGACTAGCTCTTGGGTATCTGAATAAACCTGATTTAACCGCTGAACGTTTCGTAGAGTCCCGCCTTCATACGACTGAGCGGCTGTACAAGACCGGTGATCTGGGACGTTATTATATGGATGGAAGTATTCAATTCTTAGGAAGAACCGATTATCAGGTGAAAATTCGTGGATTTCGGATTGAACTCGGTGAGGTGGAAGCAACGCTCGCAGAGCATCCCTATGTGGATGAGGTGTTGGTGGATGCGCGAGCCAATCATCTGGGAGATCAGACATTGGTTGCTTACCTGGTGCTTAAAGAAAATTATGCGTGGGATTATGGACCGCTGGAGAAGTATGCACAGGAGCGATTACCTGTTCATATGGTGCCAAGCCATTGGGTGTTTGTTCCAGAATTCCCGCTCACGCCGAATAATAAAATTGACCGTAAAGCATTGGCCGACCCTGTATGGGAAGATGGAGCTACGATGGATACAGAGCTAACCCAAGAAGAGGCGCGGTTACGTGACTTATGGGTGGAGGTACTCGGGTCAGGCAACCCGATTGGGTCGAGTAGCAATTTCTTTAAGTTAGGTGGGCATTCGTTGAAAGCCATGCAGTTGATTAGCAAAATCAATAAATCGTATGGCGTGCAACTGGCAGTGAAGCAGCTGTTCATGTACCCAACATTGTCTCAATTGGCAGTCAGTATTCAGAAAGGGATCATCCACGAGACGAATCAGATTCGTGTTCCTTTGCAGGCAGGAAGAGGGGAGAAAACCCTCTTTGTGATCCACCCCCAAGGTGGGGATGTGCTTGGTTATCTGGATCTGGTACGTCAATTGGAGGATGATGTAACGGTCTATGGCTTACAGGCTCGAGGGTATAACTCGGAAGAGACACCTTTAACGACAATTGAAGATATGGCTCAAGCCTATCTGCAAGAAATGGATCAGGTTCAATCCCATGGACCATATCATATCTTAGGTTGGTCATTCGGCGGTTACATTGCAGTAGAGATCACCCGACTGCTGGAACAACGAGGAGATGAAGTGGCACTATTGGGTATCGTCGATGTCCCTGCTGAAGCGATAAAAGCAGGAGCAGACTCTCGATCCACCTCAGTTCCATCGCTCAGCATGTGTGCGGCAACACAACTTGGATTGACCATGGAAATGCTGGATGGCGAGGTCGAGGAACATGATCTGGCGCAGATCTATGCACTTGCCAAGAAGTGGAACAGGCTTCCGCCAGGTTTGACAATGGAGCAGATGACCCGCAATGCACGCATTATGGTTGTGAACCAGAGAGCGATTGAGAAGTATATATTGAAAGGTAAACTACGGACTGATATTCATCTATGGTATGCTTCGCAACCGACAGACACGCATCAAGTTATTCATCCCTCGGGGTGGCATGGTTTGAGTCTGGGCAAGGTGTATGCACAGGAATTGGCGTGTAATCATTTTACGATTGTAACCACTCCATATGTCCATGTTATCGCGGAAAGGTTGAATCATTTTGTTATGATGGTGCACTCGTGA